The genomic stretch gccgagttacgtttacggtccagtgaaaccatggttattgagttacttgagtctaagatcggaatttagatggaagatgacggtgttctcagatgaatatttagttgttatacattggtgttctcaggtagttattagtcgtagttagtggggttaagtaaagacgagttaaacttcgggacgaagtttatttttaggagggcagaatgtaacatttcgtgtttgttatgttaattgatgtgtcaaaagtgtgtgttaaccgtgttagaaatgcgtgacgtccgtatgtacgatatacaatacccttatGTTGTTTAAGTacatgagcgaacttcgggacgaagttcattttaaggggggaagactgtaataccccgtattttatatataatcaattaaacggatattaatatatattaattattatacattttatatattactaattaagtcgggttaattgttgagtcgataattacgttaattattttacttgactcgcgttgtatcgatctaagttaattgagacgggtttatatggaattcgaaatgtgagctaacccatttgagctggcccaataacatattcagcccatttaacccttaaccctaaaccctaaccctaatagtaccctaacCCTTCAAAccttactccctcaacccgccttcctcttttcttcaacaccaatctcagcctttcacgcatagagagagagagagagagagagagagagagagagagaatggtcgtgggtgttgacggcacagcaaggaagagctagggacgattgtcgacggccgtgggtggccctggtggcggttgtggtggcggaaaggtaagcattCAACCCCCTCCTCTGTTTTTCGCATTGATGtcgggttgttggttgttgtttcgtgtcttatagaggtggttatggtggtttttgATAGGGTATCTGAGTAGTGTGGTGTGCGACGATTGACTTGGTGGTTGTTGGGATGGTTTTAGGTGGTGGTATTGGCAGGGagaggcggcagcgacaggggggAACAAATGGGTTTAAGATACGGGTTTTCAGGTGAGTTAGAGGGTTaggattggggtggcgccaccgtggactcgggggaggtcgaaacgacGGCGCCATGTcgtctgggttcgtgggctgacggtGAGCAGGACAGTGGTGAGTTGACAGGTAATaggtgttggttgcggtggtggtaaggagagaacagagggtgtttggtgaggcacaATGGTGAACCAGGCCTTatggcagccctggttcgactcgccggcggcagtcgaccaggctggtggtggttgttggtggtggggtcgaagtggggagcacggctggtggttgtcacggtggttcaggcggcgcgtgagggttTGGGCGAGTGAGATGTCACGGGTTGTGGATTCGGGTTTttcgagttgttttatgtttgattcgggttttcttaaatcgtttaattcgtttaatattttatttatcatattagttattaaatgaaattcccgagtcatttaaataatttatttaatttaaattcccgagtcttttaaaataattagagacggattttgagtcgggtttgttaaaagagaaaagttactatatcgggaaagtttccattttaagaaattctactttagtaactttctattttgggaagttgggtcaaatactaaccgggttattttagttatcagttgggcataagtttggtgtcgggattgtatttcgggaaaacttctattttaggaactctctatattgggtaacctatctatttttagtagcttctactttgggagatttctatgtttagtaattattaattataaatattataattgttttaggtgatgGATTCGTGAAGGaccgataatcaaattcattgctttattttctggactgcttaaactgcttaattggaattctttggcggtttgaggtagggaaatacacttgacttattatcgttgttgttgaattgtgttgacttgattcacggttgttgatttatgttatgattcatatacgggaaggtgattgactgaattgatcgtattgagtatgatatcacaacatcgggtaaccggcatgattttatgatttatcggattggtgatttatatatatattgtgttgcattaatttcttttgagcattcatatgcattggagatggaggattttgtggtgatgtggtgtggtgatgatgatgttgtgataaggcccaggcgggttctgcagaacttgccctggtgtcctgttCGCGAGTGCGGATCgcctacggtcgatatatatagtctaccggggatcggtatggtgggcgttcgggttatgagttatgagaaatgagatacgagatatgagttgagatggagatggaggtgacggaggatcatgcatatcatattttgttgtttaattgttttccctactcaacctcgtggttgaccctgtgtattcgtgaacacctgtgatgacccaaatattggcgagcgagACTTGACGGAGTTTAAGAGATAGagcgggagcttggtgggcgtgagacacctggatcgaagacttagtagctagatcatcatctagaagactttcacttttatttatgtaagttctttgtaatttgacgtaaaagaggttttgtaataattaagttaaagtaattatatagttttgccttggagtttaatttgttattcactacctcgggaaaccgagatggtaataatgatccggtttattagggaatgtcttgctaaaggctccttcataaactggggtgttacaatatatatatatatatatatatatatatatatatatatatatatatatatatatatatatatatatatatatatatatatatatatatatatatatatatatatatttgtgctcgtaatcgtttgtttagtcgtGTTAGCTTAAGCATGGTTACATCATTGGCAATCACGGTTATAGTTGGTCTAGCTATAACTTTAAAGATTTGTGAAGTAAAGTTATGGATGGTCTATCTATTATTTCAAGATCATTTGAGCAAAGTTTCAAGAACAAGTTTCAAGTAAATCAAAGTGAATCTTGTGTTCAAGATCAAATTCCCAAGTAAAGCTATTCGTTGATCAAGTTCATATTAAAGAAGATAttatgatcaagtagcaaagTCAACGATCAAGTTTGAAGATTATGTTCTCAAGCATTAATCAAGTAAAGCTCAAGAGGAGCTCATAATCAAGATGGAAGAGATGAACCTCATACTTAAGATCTCCAGGAAAATTAGATAGTATAAGTCGTCATTCGGTAATGGTATCTTTAGACGTGATTTTGgagaagtaaagttatagctatttcatctATAACTTTACTGACCAAATCCAAGGCTATAATCATTTCAACTATGACTTTGGATGACTTATGAGGAACATAATTTTGAAGCTTAAAATATTTCGAAATGTTTTTCTAAACTAAAGTATTTATTGTGGACTTATCTTGAACTTatttttgaatgaataatttataatTATCTTATTGATTAGTAATACAACTTATGAGTTGCCATGCTATCTGAGGTGTATGAAAATTATTCATGTTAAAACCTAAACGAGCCACCTAGGGATTCGTGAAGAGCCGCCTAGAGTTTCATGAAGAAGGCACGGCTATGTTAGACGTATGCCTCTTCTTGTTTTCCCTTTGCACAAGCTAGGGTTTAGGATATCCTATTAGATAATATATTGATAGAGATTTCATATCTCTTTTTATATTATTTAGTAAGATATCAATTACATAAAAATAAGAATATTTAATAGAAGATTTTATCTTCTTTATATCATTTGTCAAGAAATTATTTCCATAAGTTAAGAAGATATCTTAGAGAAGAATTAAATTTAATTCTTTTCATAAGAGACACGAAAGCCACACGGTTCTAGGGTTTGAGTTTAGAACCCTAGTTCACATTTTCTATAAATACTACCTTTACTCTTTCGTTCAAGGTTAAGACGTTTCCGCGCATAAACATACTCAAGCAAATCACGCAAATCGAGTAAACTTGTTTTAAATTGCAAACGTTATTTTCAAACGTGTTCTTGCTTTATTTCAATTTGAAACTCGAGTTCTTCATAAGTCGTTTACGCATATTGATATCGTTATTGGAttatagtacttcatattgtttcttacttgttcattgtgtgaacaattagaagaacaatcaagtgctttatTATTAACGTAAGTAagtcgagtatttaacgatactcattgTGAGTTACAACTAAAGTCTAGTTGTACGAGTAGGGttagtaattttgtaatccgtagaaaggtactaaaattattaatcgagaatagtgaacgtaggtttcgacttgtgaaattgaaccacttcaaaacctcTTGTGTCGTCTCTTATTGTTCATTTCGCTTTTTGTTTTCGTTGAGATAGTCAAATTTAATCAATAAATTCGAGCTATTATACAGTTACACACGCTTACGGACATAATCGAAAAAGTGAGCATACTCAACTCCCCCCCCCCTAAGTATTTTAGATCAATAGACTCTCTACGAACTAAAAATATCGGAAAGTGCATTTGGAATTTGTAGTTTGAGTTTCTTGATTTTCTTATCCAGCTTTATTATTTTTTGAAAGCTCTAACACGTTTTATGAATGAGAAAACTTTGACGGGTCATTATTCTTTTTAAGAACTCAGAAAAATGacgcttttttttttcaaataaacaTGATTCCAAGAACTCAGAAAAACAAGctttttttaacgaataaattTCAACTGACCAACTTGGTCATGACTAACAAGTTTTAAAATTGACAGTTTTTTTCCAAATTAAAGTTCCTACGAAACCTTCTATTTGAATAAAAGATATTTTCAAAACTCGTGATGAGAAGTTAagaaatagtactccctccatctcagtcagttgttgtcctttggttatggcacaaagaccaaggaaaggggaggCGAGTCatttactaaatgacaagtggaataaattgagtgtgaatgatcaaattgcctttcaaattcattcttaaaatagaaatgacaacaaatgactgagacacccaaaaataaaaaaaaggacaacaaataaccgcgACAGAAGGAGTAATGCATATGATCAATGTGTCGTTCCTCTCAATCCTTAAACATGACACATTCATTAATAAAGGTGTTTAGACTAATAAAACGAATTGAAAGCTTTATCCACGTAATAACCGTGTTAGTTTCCCGTAAAGCGAGTACAAAAAAGAGAGATGGAGACGAAACTTTTGAAATGTGATGGGAGTTACATCCACCGGCCATCATTACTGTTTACCATTGACGTTGATTATTCCCCCGTATTTCTCCGTACTCGGTTTAAACTAATCTAAACAAATATAAAATCAACGGCTCCTTTGACCCTACCCTTCTTTTACGCCGCTTACCATTTCAAACCTTCAACGGTCAATCTCAAATTTCTTCTTCTCATCCTTTGTTTGAACATAGACTCTCTTGTTTTTTCTCCATTTGTACCGCGGTGGATTTTGAAGGTTTGTTGGTCCTCCTAAACAATGTAAAATTCAAAAAGTCTAGTTAAATATTTTGGGATTATAGTTCTATTCTTTTGGATTGAAACTGATTttatctgaactgaactaaatttataggaattaaattaaattgaactaaacttatacgatctgaactgaactaaatttatagaatctgaactttgaacttataggatctgaccTGAACTAAACTTAAATTAAAATGACTTTAAGTCGAAAAGAACATAGCTTATCTCGAGTTTACCCGATGTCATTAACTATCCGCCATCGTTGAAATTTTCTTCCCCTGCTTACAGGCTTTGCTATTGTTTAATTAGGTCCTACTACTATTAAACTGAAATGTTAACTATTTTAGTTGGTAAAATCATAAAAAATGATTATTATAAGTATTTGCCCTATATTATTCAACTTTAGAACCGTGTGAGACCAAACACACGTATATAAACATACCCACCCATATTACAAACACCCAACTTTCATTGCAAAATAATATACCGGCTCAACTATCATCATTAACCATAAAAATACGAACCAAATCAACTTATTAACACAACATCAAAGCGCATTAATTCGTGCTACATCTTCTGTACATTTATATTACTAAGAGTTGGTAATTTATTCAAAGTATATATAAATACTAAAATGATTTCTTCATGGCGAAGAAAGAAGCCTAGCAGAGGTGCcagaggtggtggtggtgacggGTCCGACATAACACCAACGGAGCTAATAATTCCAAACAATTTCCGGTGTCCAATATCCCTTGACATGATGAAAGATCCGGTGACATTGTCCACGGGAATAACCTACGACCGCGAAAGCATAGAGAAATGGATAGAGGCAGGGAACGTTACTTGTCCCGTGACTAATCAAGTCCTAAGGACGCTTGACCCCATCCCTAACCACACCTTACGTAGGATGATCCAAGATTGGTGTGTCGATAACCGCTCCCACGGCGTGGAGCGTATTCCCACGCCTAGGGTACCTATTAGCTCGGACGAGGTGGGTCGCGTACTGGAGAGGATCTCCTTGACACGGGCCCCACAAGAGTGCAAGGAGCTAGTTGGGAGGATCACAAGGCTTATGAAAGAAAGTGAGAAGAACAAGAGGTGTATTTTGGGAAATGGAGCGGCTGCGACCTTGGCGTCCACGTTTCATTCTTTTGCTCAGAGCGAGGGCGAAATTGTCATTTCTTTGTTGGAAGATGTGATGGGTGGTTTGACTTTGATGATGCCCCTCGACTATGAGGCTGAGGGGCATTTGAAGTCAGCCATGTCTTTAGAGCGTTTGGTATGGTTTATTAAATGTGGAGGTCTGTCTGGAAGGATAAATGCGGTATTATTACTAAAAGAACTAATTTCAATCCCTAGAGGTCAAGCAAAAGTTGTTGAAACATTGGTAGCAAGTGAAAGAGCTATGGATGGATTAGTTAAGCTAATTAAAGAGCCAATTTGCCCTTTATCTACAAAGGCATCCCTAGTGGTCATATACCATATGATCACATCTACTTCTTATGATTCCTCAAGTCAATGCATGATAGTAGCAAGACTTTTAGACATGGGTTTAGCCTCATTAGTCATAGACATACTTGTCGATGCCGAGAAGAGTATATGTGAGAAATCACTCGGTGTACTTGATGCCATTTGTCGGTCCAATGTTGGCCGGGAAGCGGTCTACAACAATGCATTGACAGTTCCCGTTGTGGTGAAGAAGATACTTAGGGTCTCCGACTTGGCGACAGAGTTCTCTGTGTCGATACTTTGGAGGTTGTGTGACGGTGAGACGAGTAAATGTGAAGGTGTGGTTGTTGAAGCTCTTCAAGTTGGTGCATTTCAGAAACTCCTACTAATTTTACAAGTTGGATGGAATGTCAATGAGAGGAGTAAAGAGAAAGTTACTAAATTGTTGAAACTATTGAATCTGCATAGGAGTAAGGTTGAGTGCATAGAAGATTTTAAGAATCTTAAGAGGTCATTTTAAATACTGGTAGATCACACacacattattttattttttgggttAAGATTTATGGATGAATTAAAGCATACAATTTTGGTGTATAGTGAAGTTTATGTAGTAATTTTAGCATACGTTAGATTTAGACTGGACAATGTACAAATTCTTTTATATTAGATGAATCATTTCAACCAAaatcttaaggtgatggttggagtccaactattatatttattctatTATTATACGTTTGATTTATTTCAATCACATTACAATAGCAAAAATAcaagtcttttttttttctaccaAATATGTTCTTGGTTGATTAGGCTAAAACATGAGTAAGTAACTTGTGTGTGTTTCAGGTTGAAACTATGTTTGGATTGAAAGATTTACCGCAAAAGGAAATGGAGAGAGAGTAGAAGATTTAAAATTTCTTGTTTGGATAACACCCACACCCACATCCCATCTCCTTCTCTATTTCCCTTCACCCTTATTTGGTATTCAAACAAGGGAATTTAAATCGCCTACTCTCCCGACcctcctttttctttcttttcaaatcTTTCTATTCAAATACACCTTTATAGAAGCAATTTTGTTTAATATTATGCGTTGTTGCTTGTTTAAAACAATTAAACTCCATCACCCGAGTAATTAAAAAATATAACTAACATGATATACACAATTTATAGCCTATTATTTATGCCCGGGCCTTTACTATGACAATATTTGATGAATATGCAGACTGCCAAATTTTCCCATCATTATTTAAGATGAATAtaagtcttttttttttcatttttttggtgaCGAGAGAACCTATATCCGCTACCTTTTTTGGTGTAAACCGGGGTTCCACcgtcgacaacagtgtataatATATCCGCTACCTTTGGTGGGTATTGGTAAACCCTCGGATAAATAATGGGGACATACTCACATAGTCACATACCCAAAAGGCAACAATGCAACCCAGCCCAAAAACCACTTGACAACATGAGATCCAGTCAACTCATGACCAGGAATAGTATGGGGTTAGTAGTGCACGAGAAAATTTGGTCCCCGGATACTTTTTCAGCAACACCGTACCACGACATTGATATTATAGTCAAAACATGCGTGTATTAAGGACCTTAAATCAGGGGAAAAGAGTGAACCAAATAGATGATTAATCATATACAGCTAAAATCAGAGGGCACTAATATTGACCAAAACAACTAACTCCTTTGCTCAAAATTGGAAACGGCTCTAACCATGATAATTGGAAACAGTTTTTTCCAAGGATGTTACACATAAGTTAGCttagaaaaaaaaagtttgacaTCCACATGTCTCATCATTTATTTATCCTTTTAATTTTAATGAGGAATATATTAATCAAATGTAAAAAAATGAATAAGACGAAGATAGACCTGGGAAACGAGCCAACTAGGTTAGGTTCGGGTCGGGACAATTCAAGTTTTCAAGAATTTGGTTCGAAATAGGTCTGGTTGGGTAAGTGGTGGAGTTAGGGGGGCCAGCAGGGGAGAGGACGGTCGGAAATTTCatttttttagttaaaattttccaacttttttcGAGTTTACATTAAACCATTACCCGTTCGCCCCCTATTGAGATTTTTCGCCCCCGCTGAAGTTTATTTCTAGCTCCGCCACTGGGTTGGGTTGATTGAGGTTCAGGTCATTTCGGATAGGttattatcacactatttaagGTAGCGATGAgcatcggtccaagaccggaccaaACCGAACCGGACCgaagacttaaaataaaaatttaGTTGATCGAAGACCGGAGCTAAAACATTCGGTCTTGGACCAGTATTTGGTCTGGATCTTGGACCGAAATGAAACTAAACTAATCTTTTCACTATTTCggatatgataattacattttaattctGCTAAATAAAATGCATTTAAATAATTAGTTGActctttttatgaaaatcattgaCAATACTAATTTATAAAGTCTTTTGAAGATAAAATGTTGATTTGATTCATAATATTTTAATGATTAGTCTTAAAAAACATAAAATTTAGTCCATTCGGCCCGGACCTAAATTAACCTGtcttggaccggaccggaccgaagaccacaACTTGAAAAAATGAGAACCGAGGACGGACCAAAATAATTCGGTCCGGGTTTTgtccagaccaaatggtccgATCCGGTCCATTTTTTCGGCCGGGCCTAAATTTGCTCACCCCTAATTCAGGGATAGGGGTCAGTTCCAACAATAAACATTATAACCCCAGTTTTTTTCCCATTTTAAAAATTGAaatcaaataatttaaaaaaaattaaattatagtATTTAATGTTTCAACAATATTTATTAGTCACCATGCTTATATTGaccttgatggggcatattctgcacccgctgaccagtcaacatattgagcaaggtcaaagatatccacaacaagtcaacggcttagacagcctaaccgacgcagcctgtcggcctgtcacatgggtcccggccggggcaacgagctagccggggcacatatccgcgaactcatatccaagacccctcggcggcgagtcaacagtgcccgccggcctgccatgggtccctcggtcgaggggtaaatcagtctttccacctgctagccacttgaccactacgtgacaaaaggtgaaagtctaaaaatactcctctactctcattgagtaaaggatcaacaatttaacctaagaatcactattcatctggtaatatcttccttatctctctacaatacgtactttgccaagtaacaaccacttacctctctaagttactgacttgagcgtcggagtgagttcgctcggcccaaagccgagccctcagtttgttcatcgtttcaggagaccgcaaggaggattcaactaaagacgtcactCTACAAGCACGGGCggtgacaaataactgctctggaattacacccggaacaattggcgccgtctgtggggaagagatactagaagctagtcacattcattcccaaacaaaaaaaaaacaaaacaaaacaaaaacccacccaaaaagctagatgtcaaaacaacaagaggtattcgtaactgacgaaaccgagttcgccaagatgataccgtccacaactcGGAGTTGCGCGACCCTCCACCGCCGGGTAATTCAGCcagagtacgggatgccaataataccagatacgccacgctcgccaaccaggtcaccatcatgggacatgtggttgatgtagcaaaaccgaagctactcctggacatcattagtagtacgtcggctcacactgtcacaccgacaagagcggcggaacccgtccgggAGACCGGGGCCCTtaacgtgactccaagagacttgaatggagcacggAGGAAGCTGGCcccgtcaagacgccggaggagcccggCGTGCCGGTGGTAGACCTAAGTTCCTCCCGCaccgcgggaggacggcgtcgtcGCGGCACCGACGAGGCCCGCCtcggaggagtgaaagaagtccgactcatcgtagtcggagaagaagcccgacttaccATAGTCGGAGGAGAAGCCCCACCCAGTACGAGGAGAGgggccggattaggaatgcgaggagccgatcgccgcgtgtcattcgacacgtggtcagacagcccctcagtgcctatgtccttgacaccgccgtgccaaccaaactAAAATTGCCGGCgttagcgaccccaccgaccatgccgaggcctttgagtcgtacatgtcggtgtgggaacaacccgatgaagtctggtgccgagtcttcccaacgaccttgcatgggatggctcagagttggtacaaagggctgcccgacggctcggtatctttatttacgccgacctaagggacgccttcctagcccagtactcttgcaataagaggaaggccgtggagacatcggtcCTCCTAACTATCaggcaggaggggggcgagtctctacgaagctatgtgaagaggttcgatgccaaggttcagcaaattcgggagattaatcccgagctggcggccttcgcgctgatgaaaggcctcccaaggggagacttaaaaaacgagctcatcaagtccggaggcctgggcttagacgccgccaggaagatggccgaccaagccatcaaggtagaggactatcacaagacctgggtaggccacagcgaggctgggcactcagagaagaagagccaccgggaggataacccggatgaaagacgccgtgacaataataggtcacggtctgatagaTCCGCCAGGAAGcagagctcggcgggcgccggggggagttcgggaacgtaccaccaaaggcggtacagtgatcacacccccctggttgtatctgccgcctaggtcttcgccctgagcaagggcgagggccagaaatgggaaaggcccccaagccgaagggagacggtgacacgagcgatcaagatcgtgagtaccacggccacaccggtcaccttaccgACAAGCTaggcatcgaagaatgccattaaAGAGCTAAttcggaaggggagcctcggcaagtatgtcgccaaaggccaaaagacggaggccggcggttcaaataagaaatccgtcttt from Silene latifolia isolate original U9 population chromosome 2, ASM4854445v1, whole genome shotgun sequence encodes the following:
- the LOC141629327 gene encoding U-box domain-containing protein 21-like: MISSWRRKKPSRGARGGGGDGSDITPTELIIPNNFRCPISLDMMKDPVTLSTGITYDRESIEKWIEAGNVTCPVTNQVLRTLDPIPNHTLRRMIQDWCVDNRSHGVERIPTPRVPISSDEVGRVLERISLTRAPQECKELVGRITRLMKESEKNKRCILGNGAAATLASTFHSFAQSEGEIVISLLEDVMGGLTLMMPLDYEAEGHLKSAMSLERLVWFIKCGGLSGRINAVLLLKELISIPRGQAKVVETLVASERAMDGLVKLIKEPICPLSTKASLVVIYHMITSTSYDSSSQCMIVARLLDMGLASLVIDILVDAEKSICEKSLGVLDAICRSNVGREAVYNNALTVPVVVKKILRVSDLATEFSVSILWRLCDGETSKCEGVVVEALQVGAFQKLLLILQVGWNVNERSKEKVTKLLKLLNLHRSKVECIEDFKNLKRSF